In Halobacteriovorax sp. HLS, the following are encoded in one genomic region:
- the udk gene encoding uridine kinase, with amino-acid sequence MYLVGIAGGSGSGKTTFAKKIINLVSEEMAILHMDSYYLDNQPEIHFTAKGNPNYDHPAAFDWELLRTHLQALKSGNPIEVPVYDFVTSKRLNKTKTVKPTSVILFEGIFSIFDSEIRDLLDIRCFLHVDADIRIARRINRDVNERGRTLDSVISQYYETVRPMYNKFLSPQKEYADFIIGEETDIAASILSAKLNELSQKGEYCLNSTNLNREDFNYGDHQVNLSNE; translated from the coding sequence GTGTATCTTGTAGGCATTGCCGGTGGTTCAGGTTCTGGAAAAACAACTTTTGCAAAGAAAATCATTAATTTAGTTAGTGAAGAGATGGCCATACTACACATGGATTCATACTACCTAGACAATCAGCCAGAAATTCACTTTACCGCAAAAGGTAATCCAAATTATGATCATCCAGCAGCTTTTGACTGGGAATTATTGCGCACACATCTGCAAGCGTTAAAAAGTGGCAATCCAATAGAAGTTCCTGTTTATGACTTTGTTACATCTAAAAGGCTTAATAAAACAAAAACAGTAAAGCCTACCAGCGTGATTTTATTCGAAGGGATTTTTTCTATTTTTGATTCTGAAATAAGAGATCTACTAGATATAAGGTGCTTTCTACATGTTGACGCAGACATTAGGATTGCACGAAGAATAAATCGAGACGTAAATGAAAGGGGACGTACTCTTGATTCAGTAATATCGCAATACTACGAAACCGTACGCCCGATGTACAACAAGTTTCTTTCTCCTCAAAAAGAATACGCAGACTTTATCATAGGTGAAGAAACTGATATTGCAGCTTCAATATTAAGTGCAAAACTAAATGAACTTTCACAAAAAGGTGAGTATTGCCTAAATAGCACAAATCTAAACAGAGAAGATTTCAACTACGGAGATCATCAGGTAAATCTATCAAATGAGTAA